A region of the Haematobia irritans isolate KBUSLIRL chromosome 5, ASM5000362v1, whole genome shotgun sequence genome:
AATAAACACCTTCAAAAGTAATTATCCAATTGCGCTGGTTTATAGCCTTCGATAATAAAttgtaaggaaatttccatttgCCATAATTTAGCCAATTAGAGTTGTTCTTGCGATGAAGTTCTTATCGATTATTTTTTTCGGTTGAAAACATGACtaccgaaaataaattttataatggatataaATGTCGTCCAAGAAATTGGAAAGATATCAATCTAGAAACATGGACATTGATAGCAGTCGTCGTTAAGGCAAAAAAAGTGGGTAGTTCACGAAATGAGGTTAAAAACAGAAACTAAATtgcattcaattttaatttgtattaaataaattagaaatcatAGATTTTCACTAAGTTAACAATCATTTTATCTCCATTGAAAATCATTTCATGAAATTTAATATTACTGGATTAATTTCATAGTATGGCTCATAGTATTTAGTGACACTAAAGTATCaccgattgacaaaatttgccactaaagtggctCAACGGTACTAACTAACAGAAACTATTGCAGTTCCCAGGCTCTAAATATTGAACAGTTCAGCCATCTCGTTTATATTATTGTTGTCAAGTATgtgtcgagttgaggaacatggACTCCAAGGATTTAATTGCAGCTTGAATGCTAcatcttttatttctaatatttgAACTTGAAATTTCGTatctacaagaaattttcatttctataggaaatttttggaaaatttcattcctttaaaaaatgtttgcaaaatttcatttctatacgcaaagaaaaaaaaacgtttgggaaacgtgtaccggaaccgtttttcttttgttagagtattttgaattgcttcgaaaattttaaactttataaccaaaaaaatttcgtttgttacaaaataaaaaaataaaaaaaaatatttttgaaccaacaatacAGTCCAttacgtttatatcaagcactgttcttttctgactttaaatctttaataaaacacagttAGGTTAGGCGGTTAGGTCAGATGGcagccccatgtatcaggctcacttagactattcagtccattgtgataccacattggtgaacttctctcttatcactgagtgctgcccgattccatgttaagctcaatgacaagggacctcctttttatagctgagtccgaacggcgttccatattgcagtgaaaccacttagagaagctttgcaaccctcagaaatgtcaccaacattactgaggtgggataatccaccgctgaaaaactttttggtgtttggtcgaatgcaaggcgggcaagctaaccattgcaccacggtggttcccaggcaaattggtcgaagcaggaatctaacccacgaccttgttatataaggcgggcatgctaacggtggctccctaatatagcagtatgtaatgttgaacatcttttcggaatcttccaaacataactggaatatatgtaaaaaaaaacttttcgttgttcggtcgaagcagggatcgaaccaacgacccttggtactgctccacggtgcccaactaaatgtatgtttctattaaataaagtttctttaatcgattcgtgggcgccgcaagctatgctatataaatataacttatatggataattgtctattgatgacaataacaacaacatagctcagtggatagtgtgttggcttacaaattgcatggtccgcgattcgattctccgtccaggcgaaaggtaaaatttaaaaaaattataatatcgaaaaatttcttctacattgtttgtattacagaaaaaggtgctaagaactaaaaaaacctcgtggaagtgagaaagatgtgagggttgagttagtctttgtgaaattgtttttacatcctggaaaagaatcatcgtttatcacaaaaagaatatacttttcttccaaataaactttcttacagcgaaaagcaaatgagaaacgaactttgttttacctaaaatttcgtttgagaggaaagaattatttatatatattttgcgtGTTAGggaattttcggaaattttaatttctactggaaattttccgaaaatttcatttctataggaaatttgctgaaaatttcatttctacaggaaattttctgaaaatttcatttctataggaaatttgctgaaaatttcatttctataggtaattttctgaaaatttcatttctataggaaattttcggaaaatttcatttctatatgaatatttcgcaaaatttcatttttataaaaaatttttgaaaaatttaatttaatattttttttttttttaatcaaaatctcaataggaaatttttgaaaattttcatttctataggaaatttttggaaaatttcatttctattagaagtttttggataatttcatttctataggaagttttcggaaaaattaatttctaaaagaaaatttggaaaattttcatttcgataggaaattttcggaaaatttcatttcgataggaaatttcctgaaaatttcatttctataaaaatttttgaaaaatttaatttctaaaggaaatttataaaaaaagtcatttctagaggacatttttgacaaatttctataagaaatttttggaaaatttcatttctataggaaagttttggaaaatttcatttctataagaaatttttggaaaatttcatttctataggagagttttggaaaatttcatatcatttctaaaagaaattccagaatttctttcatttctgaaagaaatttttgcaaaatttcatttctaaatattttttttttaacattgcatttttataggaaatttccattCTATAGTTAATATTtggaacatttcatttctatatgatttttttttttcaaaatgtcatttctttaggaaattttttgaaaatttcactcacttaaggaaattttttgaaaaattcaaccctttaaggaaattttctgcaaatttcatttagatagtgaatttactgaaaatttcatttcttaaagaaatttttgcaacattacatttctttaggaaattttctggaaatttcatttctatagaacattttcggaaaatttaatttctatatgataccacagtagtgaacttctctcttatcactgagtgctgcacgaatctatgttaagctcaatgacaagggacctcctttttataggcgagtccgaacggcattgaaaccacttagagaagctttgcaaccctcagaaatgtcaccagtattactgaggtgggataatccaccgctgaaaaactttttggtgttaggtcgaatgcaaggcgggcaagctaaccattgcaccacgctggTTCCCaaggcaaattgcataaaaactatggtttctagagagtaaaatcaagaagtaaaatcgggaaatcggtctatatgggggctataccaaaacatggatcgatagacCCTATTTTTGGcaaacctatttgtggtcctcatATACCTCTAggtatccaatttcaggcaaatcgcatataaaatacggtttctaaaagccgaagaccccaaatcggggagtcggtttatatgggggctatatcgaaaccttgaccgatatagcccttcTTCGAAtataaaaaacgaatctgtgccaaattgcaggacgatatctccattattgaaagctgaagcgtgattacaacagacagacggatttggttatatcatcttagaatttctccctgttcaagagtatatgtatatactctatatagtcggaaatctatattttgatgtgttacaaacggattgacaaatttacacaatttttcttttttttttttttttgtataattctTATTTCATGGATATAATTTGTTCGGTTTGGCTATAATAATTTGTTCGTTTCATTTCGttttgggaaaaattaatttctatagaaattaattttcggaaatattaatttttatagaaaattttccgaaaaattctataggaaattttcgaattagtttattttctatagtgaaattttatttatatatttacatacactaaaaaaaaagtttacttggatccaaagattttgactttcctttaaggattttgctgttgattccgagccaaagatgcgggttctttaaaataaggaattttttttgcgacgtatatggctttaaatctaggatctataaaaataaaattaggatacagatctcatttattgaattttcattctattttttcggtatattaataaagctattcacgtacaaacaaatgcctgtttaaaaatccaaattatgactgaTATttggaagtaaaaaatattgtcttaattctaaaataactttaaaccaaagatgctaaatcctcaaaataagtcagcctatatttgaagcgtttttatcttaaatcttaagATTTACTTGaacgaaaatttgccttagcttGAAGTCATGCAACTTTAATGAAGGgacggaaattttcaaaatgtgtgtcctaaatttaatggaaaaaatttttgaagcaaagattataaactttcttttaaataaaatttcattattttaaagaaatttttccttaatagtgtgtaaattgcacatcctaaaattgaggttgcgtaatctttaatatcacgtaaatatttttttcagtataggaACTTTTTCTACGTGTATGGATCCAAATATacgttttcgaaaaaaaaaaatatattttttttgcatatatgcaaATATGGCGTTATTACCCTAGATGTTTATCCGACTCTGCCTGACTTCAgctcattgtttttgttttggaaagaAAGTCCCAAATGTACTTTCATTTGATCCATTATCAGTCACTCTAATTTTTTGTAAGTCTATGTCCACCActggaaaataaaacaaaaacactttgatGATAGACCTTTACCACTCGTCTTGGTCAtcattaaacttaaaaaaaataaaccggCAATTGTTTGTTTGATTATCCAATATCATCGTAAAAcagctcaaaattttttgctatataaaGGCCTTGATAAAGAAGGTTCCAGTGATCATAACTAAGCGAAAATGCTAACACGTAACACCACATTGGCTTTGATAGCCTTCACCTTAATTGTATTTGCAGAAGCTTCGGTATTGGCGCCTCGCAGCCAAACTTCTGTGGAGAATAATAAAGGAGGACGTATTATTGGAGGTCAGGAAGTTTCCATCGAAAGACTGCCATATCAAGTTTCTGTACGTTTGGAGACGAATACCCTTTTGCATATTTGTGGTGGTGCAATCTATGCCCCTCGGGTCGTCGTTACAGCAGCCCATTGTATTAAAGGACGTTTTGCCTCCTACATAAGGATAGTGGCTGGACGATCATCTCTACTCGATTCTGATGATGGTTATAGAGTAAGCAAATTAATACCCCATACTGGCTACAATAAGAATACCCATGTCAATGATGTGGGCCTGATAATTTTGGCCGAAGATTTGGTCTATTCTTCGTCGGTCCAACCCATTCGCTTGGCTTTGGAAAAACCCAGTCAAGGCGTCAAAGCCATTGTCAGTGGTTGGGGTAAAATTGATGAGGATGCTGAAACCCTAACCAATCACTTACAAATGGTGGAATTGAATATTGTCGATCGTGATTATTGTAATAGTCAATATGCCACTAAAAGTTATACGATTACGGATGAAATGATATGTGCCGGTGTTGAGGATGCTAGCAAGGATTCTTGCCAAGGTGATTCCGGCGGTCCATTGGTGGTGAATGATGAATTGGTTGGTATTGTATCCTGGGGCATTGGTTGTGCTCGTGAAGGTTTTCCTGGTGTCTATGCCAGTGTTCCCCAACATATTCAATGGATTAAGGATAATGCCCAACCTTATATGTAAATCGAAGGAAACAAGAGAGTGatcaaaaaatgaaatggtcAAATTTTAAAGCCAAACCGAACAAATTAAAAGGAATATAAAGAAGTGAAAAATTAACGAAACGAACAAATTATTATAGCCAAACCGAACAAATTATATCCTTGAAATAAGaattatataaaaacatatgcactaacttataataccctgttccacagtgtggagcagggtataaaaagaaaaattgtgtaAAGCCTAGGTAGTAGATGAAGTCTCTAAAAAGTGGGGTTTCTGTGAGGGCATGTGAAAGGAGATTTTCTTCTATGAGTAAAATCTGACATTTTAAAtctttatattaaaacaaatatattgtcCGTCAAAGTAACCAATAACCCCCTTGTAGATTACTTGGGATCAGTcgccaaacatttttcaaatgtttttttgtgtataatttttaaatcatcGATATGAATACAAGCAAATACAAGCAAAATATttgtaacttatttttttttaataacaaacatttatacaaaattattaataaaaatttgtattgggcaaaagcaaaaaaaattaaacagtttCTGTTGCATCGAACTTCCAAACagagtgtaaatataaccatagtgataggtgaaaactttttatacccaccaccatagaatggtgatggggtataataagtttgtcattcagtttgtaacaaatctaaatatcgatttccgactatataaagtaaatatatttttgatcagggagaaattctaagacgatataaccatatccgtctgtccatctgtctgtatgtctgcctgttgtaatcacgctacagctttcaataatggagATATTGTCCTGCAATTtgacacagattcgttttttatatacaggcagatcaagtttgaagatgggctatataggtccaggtatcgatatagcccccatataaaccggccccccgatttggggtcttgggcttctagaaaccgtattttctatccgatttgcctgaaattggatatctggaggtatttgaggaccacaaataggtttgccgaaaacggtgcctatctgtccatgttttggtatagcccccatatagacccatctcccgattttacttcatgggcttctagaaatcgtattttcaatccgatttgcctgaaattttaaatatagaggtatttaagaaccataaataggtgtggggtgtatcggtccatcttttggtatagccctcatacactcaaaaaaaaaagtgaactctctatttcactaaagccaatttaactttattttagttcatggaattattatgtttggagaaagtttcctttactctaataattttttgtttaggttagttaaattaactaaaaccgaggaaaaaaataaactcaaatgaagcataatgattaactaaattcgtaccttcctcaaaatagttcagaatttctttaaatttgtaaattttaccaaaaatgcgtccatcatgaacttcgtatatcactaaagacattcttgcaattttgaactccaagtttttccttcaaactacaaaattttctttaacaagtgaaaaaacttagttatgtctaataaatgttcttgaatttgtcgaaaaatatttacttatttttatgacattggagtgatgccaacgtttgtaatactgtttagttaaaattttctacaaatattcaaaattttctaaaattaaccgaaacttttcttcctggtgggttcactgttttttcagtgtatagaccgatatcccgaatttacttcttgggcttctagaaaccgtattttcgattcgatttgcctgaaatatagaggtatttaaggACCGTAGataggtgtggcgaaaatggggcgtatcggtccatcttttgctatagcccccatatagaccgatctcccgattttatttcttgaaattcctgaaatttgaaatctagaggtattctatgaccacaaataggtgtagcgaaaatgggacatatcggtcaatgttttgctataggccccctatagaccgatcttccgattttacttcttgtgcttctagaaaccgtatcatcaattcgatttacctgaaattttaaatctagaggtattctatgaccacaaataggtgtagcgaaaatggggcatatcggtcaatgttttgctataggcccccatatagaccgatcttcccatttttcttcttgtgcttctagaaaccgtatcatcaattcgatttacctgaaatttgaaatctagaggtattttagtaccataaataggtgtagcGAAAATAGGGTCTATcgatccattttttggtatagtcccatatagaccgatctcatgattttacttcctgggcttttagaaaccgtattttcaattcgatttgcttgaaatttgaaatctagtggtattctaTAACCAAAAATAGGTTTGCCGAAAATAGTGTCGTATCgatccatcttttggtatagcccccatatagaccgatctccccattctccttcttgagcttctagaaaccgtagtttttatccaattggcctgggagccaccgtggtgcaatggttaccatgccagccttgcattcgaccaaataccaaaaagtttttctgcggtggattatctcacctcaataatgctgttgacatttctgagtgtttcaaagcttctctaagtggcttcactggaacgccgttcggactcggctataaaaatgaggtcccttgtcattgagcttaacataaaatcggacagtactcagtgataaaagagaagttcaccactgtggtatcacaatggactgaatagtctaagtgagccggatataacgggctgccactatacctaacctaacctatccaatttgccagaaatgtgAAATGTAGAGGTTTTTTAGGGAAATGTGAAGTGTAGAGGatttttagggccataaataggtgttccgaatatATTATGTATCGGTAAagattctgtaggtttttcagaaccacaattagGTGTGCTGAATGTGGTGTGTATCAgtgcatgtttttggcataacacccatatagactgatctcctgatttaactccttgggcttatataaaccgtagttgttatcaaATTTGAAcagatttagttttttttagtcTAAAGATTTTGGATTTCAACTCAAGGTGTtagttcatcattttcttgcacacctacacGAGATGTTCGTGATTCCTCTAaaatctcaaacaaaaatggttgttagaaatccagaatctgatttagtcttcataggtagaatctttaaatttatcttggggaagcgtactggttgaactggatGGCTTAGGATCGGCTGTCAtcaaaacccccctgaaattctatatattatcaaataaCCCGCTACgatgaagagttttcaaaggaaactattatatttgattcatggtggtgggtatttaagattcggcccggtcgaacttactgcagaatatacttgtttttatttttaaattattgctgattttctacagcatactggtttttctttagtttttgtCATAGAGACTTGTAAACAAATTATTGAGGAATTCTAATTTAAACTGGGAATTTTTGAGGACGAAAGCGTCTTAATTTGGGAACAAAAGTCAGAAATACtggattaattaaaattattaaagtgtTGCCAGGTCATTTGTATACCTTACCCCCAAatattaagaagaaaaaaacccGAAATTGttctaaagtttttttcaaaaccgCCAAAAATTTTAGGAATGTAAATGATAAAAATgcctttccaaattttgagaaaaaaaacctGTATTTATACAAGTACACACAATATGTCAATATCAATTTATAAatcgaattaattaaaaatatataattgaaaattcgGTTTATAATGtagaaaagttgacaaaataaaattcagtaaatatatGCATTATTTGCCAAAAATAGTCCACAATTTCTAAATCTTCTGCATTGGATGTGCCCAAATTGTTGAaagtaaataattaatttttttgttttattttttcttcaaattcaaataaatgttacccctaaaaatccaccaaccgagaaaaaaacccctaaatttagGGCGGAAAgtccccaacctggcaacattgaattgttataaaataattaaaagcctatttgaattcaaaaagttttcaaagcaatgtttaaatcaataatttctcagcctaaaagtatgctttgaAATGAGATTCTAGCTAATgcgataaacatttttaaaatatttcctcGTATAATGTTATTAACAATGCCGCACAAATGTTAATACAATTCTGTTATTCTAATCTAATgacaattttaactaatttcatatgaaaatcttagcTTCTGTGGTAACCATCGATTTGTTTGGATCTCTCTCTCGATCTCTTTCGCGGAGGTTACTTGGAATTTAAATCTTATCGAATTCTCATTCTCCAACTGTTGCGGGTGTATAGTAAATCATATGGATTTGCAAACGAAATTTGAACTGCAATCATTCTCGGCCTTCCTCTTTCCACTCAGATAcgataatttttcatttaaggCCTGGACACGCAAATAAAAAACCCCATATCAGCTGATTAGGCATTGATTTATTATTAATGGAAGCCACCGCCATCACTAGTAAATAATCAATGGATAGTcccagaatttaatttttcttgtatGGTCTTTTAAAGCGAAAGTGTATAAATACTAGAAAATATCTGGTGAATCGTTTAGTGCGGTGAGTGAGAGAGGGTAAAAATGGTGAAGTTTTTCATTGTACTGTGTTTGGCCTTG
Encoded here:
- the LOC142238678 gene encoding trypsin beta-like, with the translated sequence MLTRNTTLALIAFTLIVFAEASVLAPRSQTSVENNKGGRIIGGQEVSIERLPYQVSVRLETNTLLHICGGAIYAPRVVVTAAHCIKGRFASYIRIVAGRSSLLDSDDGYRVSKLIPHTGYNKNTHVNDVGLIILAEDLVYSSSVQPIRLALEKPSQGVKAIVSGWGKIDEDAETLTNHLQMVELNIVDRDYCNSQYATKSYTITDEMICAGVEDASKDSCQGDSGGPLVVNDELVGIVSWGIGCAREGFPGVYASVPQHIQWIKDNAQPYM